A window from Bosea sp. ANAM02 encodes these proteins:
- a CDS encoding D-alanine--D-alanine ligase: MTRHVAVLMGGWSVEREVSLASGAACARALESVGYRVTRVDVQRDVAEVLAKLKPDVAFNALHGRFGEDGTIQGVLEILRIPYSHSGVLASALAIRKDRAKTVVKAAGVPVAHGVNVSRFAAAKTHALPPPYVLKPIDEGSSVGVVIVKKDREHPPQEIARPDWPCGEMLLAETFIAGRELTCAVMGDRSLGVTEIQAATGEFYDYDAKYAKGGSIHICPAQILPKIYQQIEECALTAHQAIGCRGVSRSDFRYHDESDTLVWLEVNTQPGMTETSLVPELAAHAGLDFGELVKWMVEDASLDR; the protein is encoded by the coding sequence ATGACCAGACATGTTGCAGTGCTGATGGGCGGCTGGTCCGTCGAGCGCGAGGTCAGCCTCGCCAGCGGCGCGGCCTGCGCGCGGGCGCTGGAGAGCGTCGGCTATCGCGTCACCCGCGTCGACGTGCAGCGCGACGTTGCCGAGGTGCTGGCGAAGCTGAAGCCCGATGTCGCATTCAATGCCCTGCATGGCCGCTTCGGCGAGGACGGCACGATCCAGGGCGTGCTGGAGATCCTGCGCATTCCCTACAGCCATTCCGGCGTGCTGGCCTCGGCGCTGGCGATCCGTAAGGACCGGGCGAAGACGGTGGTGAAGGCGGCCGGAGTGCCGGTCGCGCATGGCGTCAACGTCTCGCGATTCGCCGCCGCCAAGACGCATGCCCTGCCGCCGCCTTACGTGCTCAAGCCGATCGACGAAGGCTCCTCCGTCGGCGTCGTGATCGTGAAGAAGGACAGGGAGCATCCGCCCCAGGAAATCGCCCGGCCGGACTGGCCTTGCGGCGAGATGCTGCTGGCCGAAACCTTCATCGCCGGGCGTGAACTGACCTGTGCCGTGATGGGCGACCGCAGCCTCGGTGTGACCGAAATACAAGCCGCAACCGGCGAGTTTTACGACTACGACGCGAAGTACGCGAAAGGCGGCTCGATCCACATCTGCCCGGCTCAAATTTTACCGAAAATTTACCAGCAGATCGAAGAGTGTGCGTTAACGGCGCATCAAGCAATCGGATGCCGGGGCGTCAGCCGATCTGACTTCCGCTACCACGACGAGAGCGACACGCTCGTCTGGCTGGAGGTCAATACGCAGCCCGGTATGACCGAAACCAGCCTGGTGCCCGAGTTGGCTGCCCATGCGGGCCTGGATTTCGGTGAGCTCGTCAAATGGATGGTGGAGGACGCCTCCCTCGATCGGTGA
- a CDS encoding cell division protein FtsQ/DivIB has protein sequence MTTKTVAMPRFAPARPLSRLPVAHAGPQLLVGEQRQGRWMRRSRRSAIAVPLAQRLPQSLGTWLALGFLTLSLGSGFVLGGHWQAMQDTYGEPRHMFARALGFGIDRVTISGLSGLSEQEVLVAAGIDAKTSLVFFDADEARKQLEATPLIREAAVRKLYPGEVSIQLTEREPYALWQVKGELFVIAADGTVIDKMDDGRFAYLPLVVGKDANNRAGEYLALRNQAGAFAQHIRAATLVSGRRWNLKLDNGMDVRLPETKPEAALQRLVSLESDYRILEKDVLAIDLRQPDRVTMRLTEEAAAARADQLKSKAKKKGGEA, from the coding sequence ATGACGACGAAGACCGTTGCCATGCCCCGATTCGCGCCTGCCCGGCCGCTCTCCCGGCTCCCGGTCGCGCATGCCGGCCCCCAGCTTCTGGTGGGTGAGCAGCGCCAGGGCCGCTGGATGCGCCGCTCGCGCCGCAGCGCGATCGCCGTGCCGCTGGCCCAGCGCCTGCCGCAGAGCCTCGGCACCTGGCTGGCCCTCGGCTTTCTCACGCTCAGCCTCGGCAGCGGCTTCGTGCTCGGCGGCCACTGGCAGGCCATGCAGGACACTTACGGCGAGCCGCGCCACATGTTCGCGCGGGCGCTCGGCTTCGGCATCGATCGCGTCACCATTTCCGGCCTCTCGGGCCTGTCCGAGCAGGAGGTCCTGGTCGCGGCCGGGATCGATGCCAAAACCTCGCTGGTGTTCTTCGACGCCGACGAGGCCCGCAAGCAGCTCGAGGCGACGCCGCTGATTCGCGAGGCCGCCGTCCGCAAGCTCTACCCGGGCGAGGTCTCGATCCAGCTCACCGAGCGCGAGCCCTACGCGCTCTGGCAGGTAAAGGGCGAGCTCTTCGTGATCGCTGCCGACGGCACGGTGATCGACAAGATGGACGATGGCCGCTTCGCCTACCTCCCGCTCGTCGTCGGCAAGGACGCCAATAACCGCGCGGGCGAGTATCTGGCGCTGCGCAATCAGGCCGGCGCCTTCGCCCAGCACATCCGCGCGGCGACGCTCGTCTCCGGGCGCCGCTGGAACCTGAAGCTCGACAACGGCATGGATGTGCGCTTGCCCGAGACCAAGCCGGAAGCTGCGCTGCAGCGCCTCGTCTCGCTCGAGAGCGATTACCGCATTCTCGAGAAGGACGTGCTCGCCATCGACCTGCGCCAGCCCGACCGGGTGACCATGCGCCTGACCGAAGAAGCGGCCGCAGCCCGCGCCGACCAGCTCAAGAGCAAGGCCAAGAAGAAGGGAGGCGAGGCGTGA
- the ftsA gene encoding cell division protein FtsA, giving the protein MRPLSSRKSATLSILDIGTSKVVCLIAELSPAETNERLRGRTHVARIIGIGHQRSLGLKGGAIVDLESAERAIRAAVDAAERMAKVEVQSVIVNLTGGRIGSQHYAASVDLRSGSVGDADVKRVLATAATHALRPGKAVLHALPTGYALDGVPGVLDPRGLIGGKLSVDMHVVASEASAARNVMLAVERCHLEVEAVVATPYASGLSVLVDDESEMGVVLVDLGGGSTSLGVFSGGHLVHADAIAVGGNHITMDVARGLSTRVSAAERLKTLHGSCIASASDERDMIAVPQVDDDERDMPNHLAKSHLVRIIKPRVEEILELVRDRLNNAGFSAQAGRRVVLTGGACQLTGLPEVARRILGGQVRTGRPLGIKGLPEAGKGPAFAAAVGLLVYPQVAHVEHFEPRAAGGRHFATGTDGYFSRVGRWLKDSF; this is encoded by the coding sequence ATGCGTCCGCTTTCGTCGCGCAAGAGCGCGACCTTGTCGATTCTCGACATCGGCACCAGCAAGGTCGTCTGCCTGATCGCCGAGCTCAGCCCGGCCGAGACCAACGAGCGGCTGCGCGGGCGCACCCATGTCGCCCGCATCATCGGCATCGGCCACCAGCGCTCGCTCGGCCTGAAGGGCGGCGCGATCGTCGATCTCGAAAGCGCCGAGCGCGCCATCCGTGCGGCCGTGGACGCGGCCGAGCGCATGGCCAAGGTCGAGGTGCAGTCGGTCATCGTCAACCTGACCGGCGGGCGCATCGGCTCGCAGCATTACGCGGCCAGCGTCGACCTGCGCTCCGGCTCGGTCGGCGACGCCGACGTCAAGCGCGTGCTCGCCACCGCCGCGACCCATGCCCTGCGACCCGGCAAGGCCGTGCTCCATGCCCTGCCGACCGGCTATGCGCTGGACGGCGTGCCGGGTGTGCTGGATCCGCGCGGGCTGATCGGCGGCAAGCTCTCGGTCGACATGCATGTCGTCGCCAGCGAGGCTTCCGCCGCGCGCAACGTCATGCTCGCGGTCGAGCGCTGCCATCTCGAGGTCGAGGCGGTGGTCGCGACCCCCTATGCGTCAGGCCTCTCGGTCCTCGTCGACGACGAATCGGAGATGGGCGTCGTGCTCGTCGATCTCGGCGGCGGCTCGACCTCGCTCGGCGTGTTCTCGGGCGGGCATCTCGTCCATGCCGACGCGATCGCGGTCGGCGGCAACCATATCACCATGGACGTGGCGCGCGGCCTCTCGACCCGCGTCTCGGCCGCCGAGCGGCTGAAGACGCTGCACGGCTCCTGCATCGCCAGCGCCTCAGACGAGCGCGACATGATCGCGGTGCCGCAGGTCGACGACGACGAGCGCGACATGCCGAACCATCTCGCCAAGTCGCATCTCGTCAGGATCATCAAGCCGCGGGTCGAGGAAATCCTCGAACTGGTGCGCGACCGGCTGAACAATGCCGGCTTCTCGGCCCAGGCCGGGCGGCGCGTCGTCCTCACCGGCGGCGCCTGCCAACTCACCGGCCTGCCGGAAGTGGCGCGGCGCATCCTCGGCGGCCAGGTCCGCACGGGACGGCCGCTCGGGATCAAGGGCCTGCCGGAAGCGGGCAAGGGCCCGGCCTTCGCGGCGGCGGTCGGCCTGCTGGTCTATCCGCAGGTGGCCCATGTCGAGCATTTCGAGCCGCGCGCGGCGGGCGGGCGCCATTTCGCAACCGGGACGGACGGCTACTTCTCGCGTGTCGGGCGTTGGCTGAAAGACAGTTTCTAG
- the ftsZ gene encoding cell division protein FtsZ, which translates to MAMNLQAPDIRELKPRITVFGVGGAGGNAVNNMIEAGLDGVDFVVANTDAQALALSRASRIVQMGLQVTEGLGAGSQPEVGRAAAEEVIDEIRDHLAGAHMVFITAGMGGGTGTGAAPAIARVARDMGILTVGVVTKPFQFEGQRRMRMAEAGIGELNEAVDTLIVIPNQNLFRVANETTGFADAFGMADQVLYSGVACITDLMVRPGLINLDFADVRAVMRGMGKAMMGTGEAQGEKRALTAAQAAINNPLLDDVSMKGARGLLISITGGRDMKLYEVDEAATRIREEVDSEANIIVGATFDESLEGTVRVSVVATGIDKPISSQVETDDTEARIAQVAERLKAEARLRSNAALATARPAAPPAIETARVAPAPMPEPAPIAQVAQDIRIEPVQPRPVMAAPAPEPVHHAEPTLNLDESFIPPMPERAVVRPTRMPRVEDLPAPGQAQLNAHRGAQAAPQPPSAVEQKRMSLMQRLASVGFGGRKDDEAEMAPAPAPARQMPQAPMPQAAAPSAAHAEYMRRPVQQQPASRPAQGQLDPHGRAAPARSSEDDHLEIPAFLRRQAN; encoded by the coding sequence ATGGCGATGAATCTGCAAGCCCCGGACATCCGGGAACTGAAGCCCCGGATCACGGTGTTCGGCGTCGGCGGCGCCGGCGGCAATGCGGTCAACAACATGATCGAGGCCGGCCTCGACGGCGTCGATTTCGTCGTCGCCAACACCGACGCGCAGGCTCTCGCCCTGTCGCGCGCCTCCCGCATCGTCCAGATGGGCCTGCAGGTCACCGAGGGTCTCGGCGCCGGCTCGCAGCCGGAAGTCGGGCGCGCGGCGGCCGAAGAGGTCATCGACGAGATCCGTGACCATCTGGCGGGCGCCCACATGGTCTTCATCACCGCCGGCATGGGCGGCGGCACCGGCACCGGCGCGGCCCCTGCGATCGCCCGCGTCGCCCGCGACATGGGCATCCTGACCGTCGGCGTCGTCACCAAGCCGTTCCAGTTCGAGGGACAGCGCCGCATGCGCATGGCGGAGGCCGGCATCGGCGAGCTGAACGAGGCGGTCGACACCCTGATCGTGATCCCGAACCAGAACCTGTTCCGCGTCGCCAACGAGACCACCGGCTTCGCCGACGCCTTCGGCATGGCCGACCAGGTGCTCTACTCGGGCGTCGCCTGCATCACCGACCTGATGGTCCGTCCCGGCCTGATCAACCTCGACTTCGCCGACGTCCGCGCCGTGATGCGCGGCATGGGCAAGGCGATGATGGGCACCGGCGAGGCGCAGGGCGAGAAGCGCGCGCTGACCGCGGCCCAGGCCGCGATCAACAACCCGCTGCTCGACGACGTCTCGATGAAGGGCGCGCGCGGCCTGCTGATCTCGATCACCGGCGGGCGCGACATGAAGCTCTACGAGGTCGACGAGGCCGCCACCCGCATCCGCGAGGAGGTCGATTCCGAGGCCAACATCATCGTCGGCGCCACTTTCGACGAATCGCTGGAAGGCACCGTGCGCGTCTCCGTGGTCGCGACCGGCATCGACAAGCCGATCTCGTCGCAGGTCGAGACCGACGACACCGAGGCCCGCATCGCCCAGGTGGCCGAGCGCCTGAAGGCCGAGGCCCGCCTGCGCAGCAACGCCGCCCTCGCCACCGCCCGCCCGGCCGCGCCGCCCGCGATCGAGACGGCCCGCGTCGCCCCCGCGCCGATGCCGGAGCCTGCCCCGATCGCCCAGGTCGCGCAGGATATCCGCATCGAGCCGGTGCAGCCGCGCCCGGTGATGGCCGCTCCCGCGCCGGAGCCGGTCCACCATGCCGAGCCGACCCTGAATCTCGACGAGAGCTTCATCCCGCCGATGCCGGAGCGTGCGGTCGTCCGCCCGACCCGCATGCCGCGCGTCGAGGACCTGCCGGCTCCCGGCCAGGCCCAGCTCAACGCCCATCGCGGCGCTCAGGCTGCGCCGCAGCCGCCGAGCGCCGTCGAGCAGAAGCGCATGTCGCTGATGCAGCGCCTCGCCTCGGTCGGCTTCGGCGGCCGCAAGGACGACGAGGCCGAGATGGCTCCGGCCCCGGCACCCGCCCGCCAGATGCCGCAGGCTCCGATGCCGCAGGCGGCCGCGCCGAGCGCCGCCCATGCCGAGTACATGCGCCGCCCGGTGCAGCAGCAGCCGGCCTCGCGCCCGGCGCAGGGCCAGCTCGACCCGCATGGCCGCGCCGCGCCTGCTCGCTCCAGCGAGGACGACCATCTCGAGATTCCGGCTTTCCTCCGCCGCCAGGCGAACTGA
- the lpxC gene encoding UDP-3-O-acyl-N-acetylglucosamine deacetylase, whose product MTFDRQTTLRAAVTLTGIGVHSGAPASICLKPSSANSGVVFLRTGIEGMPPQLIHAKHTKVSATELCTVIGDRGPASVSTIEHLMSACAGMGLDNVLVEIDGPEMPIMDGSAREFVAAIEATGMTTLAAPRRYLKVLQPVRIEQGRAFAELAPAEQGFRLDVEIDFDSVVIGRQRKIFDLDAQAYASEISKARTFGFMRDVEQLWKAGFAQGASLDNTVAVGEDKVINPEGLRYGDEFVRHKVLDAIGDLALAGYPIIGEFRSYCGGHRMNVQILQALFADRANFAIVESQPVFAAPRAVQMAAVAPAAFAPDLH is encoded by the coding sequence ATGACCTTCGATCGGCAGACGACCTTGCGGGCAGCCGTGACCCTGACCGGAATCGGCGTTCATTCCGGGGCTCCCGCTAGCATCTGCCTCAAGCCCTCCAGCGCCAATTCGGGCGTCGTCTTCCTGCGGACGGGCATCGAGGGCATGCCGCCCCAGCTCATCCACGCCAAGCACACCAAGGTCAGCGCCACCGAGCTCTGCACCGTGATCGGCGACCGTGGCCCGGCCTCTGTCTCGACGATCGAGCACCTGATGTCGGCCTGCGCCGGCATGGGCCTCGACAACGTGCTGGTCGAGATCGACGGGCCGGAAATGCCGATCATGGACGGCAGCGCCCGCGAGTTCGTCGCCGCCATCGAGGCGACCGGCATGACCACGCTCGCCGCGCCGCGCCGCTATCTCAAGGTCCTCCAGCCGGTCCGCATCGAGCAGGGCCGCGCTTTCGCCGAGCTCGCCCCGGCCGAGCAGGGCTTCCGCCTCGATGTCGAGATCGATTTCGACAGCGTCGTGATCGGCCGCCAGCGCAAGATCTTCGACCTCGACGCGCAGGCCTATGCCAGCGAGATCTCGAAGGCCCGCACCTTCGGCTTCATGCGCGATGTCGAGCAGCTCTGGAAGGCGGGCTTCGCGCAGGGCGCCTCGCTCGACAACACCGTCGCGGTCGGCGAGGACAAGGTCATCAATCCCGAGGGCCTGCGCTACGGCGACGAATTCGTGCGCCACAAGGTGCTCGACGCGATCGGCGACCTCGCGCTCGCCGGCTATCCGATCATCGGCGAGTTCCGCTCCTATTGCGGCGGCCACCGGATGAATGTGCAGATTCTCCAGGCGCTGTTCGCCGACCGCGCGAATTTCGCGATCGTCGAATCCCAGCCGGTCTTCGCGGCGCCGCGCGCCGTGCAGATGGCTGCGGTCGCTCCGGCCGCCTTCGCGCCGGATCTGCACTGA
- the recN gene encoding DNA repair protein RecN: MLAQLSIRDIVLIDRLDLGFHEGLSVLTGETGAGKSILLDGFALALGGRGDGSLVRHGEAQGQVSAVFDLPMQHPARKLAQAQEIDTDGDLILRRVQYADGRTRAFINDQPVSVQILRMVGAAIVEIHGQHDDRALTDPAQHRTILDGFGGLEAQAEAVAGASETLKRARQALQSQRLRVEAARKEADFLRHAVEELGKLAPQAGEEDALAATRQGMMQAEKVARDLNEAYEAVGGQSSAVPTLAAVLRRLERRAGQAPELVDPSIAALNTAIVALEEAGEALAAATRAAEYDPREQERIEERLFALRAAGRKYDVPVDGLSVLAATMANDLAALDESESSLSRLEAELSEAETAFVGLAQALSEARQAAAARLDAAVKAELPPLKLERARFITRIDSDASARGPEGFDKVEFWVETNPGTRPGPMMKVASGGELSRFMLALKVVLAERGSAPTLVFDEIDTGVGGAVADAIGERLARLAGRVQVISVTHAPQVAAKAGQHFLIAKSAEEGEASRTVTRVTALEDQARREEIARMLAGASITEEARAAAGRLLQAAGLRG, from the coding sequence ATGCTGGCGCAGCTCTCGATTCGCGACATCGTCCTGATCGACAGGCTCGATCTCGGCTTCCATGAGGGGCTGAGCGTGCTGACGGGCGAGACCGGCGCCGGCAAGTCGATCCTGCTCGACGGCTTCGCGCTGGCGCTCGGCGGGCGCGGCGATGGCTCGCTCGTGCGCCATGGCGAGGCGCAGGGCCAAGTCAGCGCCGTCTTCGACCTGCCGATGCAGCATCCCGCCCGCAAGCTGGCGCAGGCGCAGGAGATCGACACCGACGGCGATCTCATCCTGCGCCGCGTGCAATATGCTGACGGACGCACGCGTGCCTTCATCAACGACCAGCCGGTTTCGGTGCAGATCCTCAGGATGGTCGGCGCCGCGATCGTCGAGATTCACGGCCAGCATGACGACCGCGCCCTGACCGATCCGGCGCAGCACCGCACGATCCTCGATGGTTTCGGCGGGCTAGAGGCGCAGGCCGAGGCGGTCGCCGGTGCGAGCGAGACGTTGAAGCGGGCGCGGCAGGCCCTGCAGTCGCAGCGCCTGCGCGTCGAGGCCGCGCGCAAGGAAGCGGATTTCCTGCGCCATGCCGTCGAAGAACTTGGCAAGCTCGCGCCGCAGGCCGGGGAGGAGGATGCGCTCGCCGCCACCCGCCAGGGCATGATGCAGGCCGAGAAGGTCGCGCGTGATCTCAACGAAGCCTATGAGGCAGTCGGCGGCCAATCCTCGGCCGTGCCGACGCTGGCTGCCGTGCTGCGCCGTCTGGAGCGCCGGGCTGGCCAGGCGCCGGAGCTGGTCGATCCCTCGATCGCCGCGCTCAATACCGCGATCGTCGCGCTGGAAGAGGCCGGCGAGGCGCTGGCCGCCGCGACGCGCGCCGCCGAATATGATCCGCGCGAGCAGGAGCGGATCGAGGAGCGGCTGTTCGCGCTGAGGGCGGCGGGGCGCAAGTACGACGTGCCGGTCGACGGGCTCTCCGTTCTGGCAGCGACGATGGCGAACGATCTCGCCGCGCTGGACGAGAGCGAATCGTCGCTGTCGCGGCTCGAAGCGGAGTTGAGCGAGGCGGAGACGGCCTTCGTCGGGCTGGCGCAGGCCTTGTCCGAGGCGCGGCAGGCGGCAGCGGCGCGGCTCGATGCGGCCGTGAAGGCCGAGTTGCCGCCGCTGAAGCTGGAACGCGCCCGTTTCATCACTCGGATCGACAGCGACGCGAGCGCGCGCGGGCCGGAGGGTTTCGACAAGGTCGAGTTCTGGGTCGAGACCAATCCGGGCACGCGGCCGGGACCGATGATGAAGGTCGCGTCCGGCGGCGAGCTCTCGCGCTTCATGCTGGCGCTCAAGGTGGTACTGGCGGAGCGCGGCTCGGCCCCGACCCTGGTTTTCGACGAGATCGATACCGGCGTCGGCGGCGCCGTGGCCGATGCGATCGGCGAGCGATTGGCGCGGCTCGCGGGCCGCGTTCAGGTGATCTCGGTGACGCATGCGCCGCAGGTCGCGGCCAAGGCCGGGCAGCATTTCCTGATCGCCAAGTCGGCGGAGGAGGGCGAGGCCTCGCGCACCGTGACGCGGGTCACGGCGCTGGAGGACCAGGCGCGGCGTGAGGAGATCGCGCGGATGCTGGCCGGCGCCTCGATCACCGAGGAGGCGCGCGCAGCCGCCGGGCGCCTGCTGCAGGCGGCGGGCTTGCGCGGCTGA
- a CDS encoding MBL fold metallo-hydrolase has protein sequence MVQQSRRIGAYEISILHDGVFEAPLDVLIHADGDAARDEAVARWGKPKISIVVNCFALKGPDGITLIDAGTGPSWGAAMGHAPASMAAAGIAAEDVARVLITHLHGDHALGLFDGDKPFFPNAEIVVPEADFGFYGDEANRARVPEKKHGAFAITATLKKLYAGRIRAVPAGEAHPGISLIPLPGHTFGHSGYLIEGEGESLLLWGDALHLSDLQASDPDIGFVYDFDAATALASRRSILGRAAHESWLVSGGHVEGFGRVVKKGAGYELIAA, from the coding sequence ATGGTCCAGCAGTCCCGCCGCATCGGCGCCTATGAGATCTCGATCCTGCATGACGGCGTCTTCGAGGCACCGCTCGATGTCCTGATCCACGCCGATGGCGATGCCGCCCGCGATGAGGCCGTCGCACGCTGGGGCAAGCCCAAGATCAGCATCGTCGTCAACTGCTTCGCTCTGAAGGGCCCGGACGGCATAACCCTCATCGATGCCGGCACCGGCCCGTCCTGGGGCGCCGCGATGGGCCATGCGCCGGCCTCGATGGCAGCGGCAGGTATCGCAGCCGAGGATGTCGCCCGCGTCCTGATCACCCATCTCCACGGCGACCACGCGCTCGGCCTGTTCGACGGCGACAAACCGTTCTTTCCGAATGCGGAGATCGTCGTGCCCGAAGCCGATTTCGGCTTCTACGGCGACGAGGCCAATCGCGCGCGGGTGCCCGAGAAGAAGCACGGCGCCTTCGCCATCACAGCCACCTTGAAGAAGCTCTATGCCGGCCGTATCCGCGCCGTCCCAGCCGGCGAAGCCCATCCGGGCATTAGCCTGATCCCCCTGCCCGGCCACACCTTCGGCCATAGCGGTTACCTGATCGAGGGCGAAGGCGAGAGCCTGCTGCTCTGGGGCGATGCGCTGCATCTCTCCGATCTCCAGGCCTCCGACCCGGATATCGGCTTCGTCTATGATTTCGACGCCGCGACCGCGCTCGCCTCCCGCCGTAGCATCCTGGGGCGCGCCGCGCACGAGAGCTGGCTCGTCTCCGGCGGCCATGTCGAGGGCTTCGGGCGGGTCGTGAAGAAGGGCGCGGGCTACGAACTGATCGCGGCCTGA
- a CDS encoding DEAD/DEAH box helicase — MSFSLTSPPLARALADRNYSDPTPVQSAVIEDAARGRDLLVSSQTGSGKTIAYGLAIGETLLGTAEKLGPAAEPLALIIAPTRELALQVQRELAWLYAQTGARVISCVGGMDPRREAMLLDEGAHIVVGTPGRLRDHIERRRLDVSALKAVVLDEADEMLDLGFRDDLEFILKTAPESRRSLLFSATFPKAIVQLAQSYQRDALRIEVEATRRGHADIAYKAVRVFPKEAELAVVNLLRFHNAPVALVFCNTRNAVRHLEAILLERGFTSVALSGELGQNERNAALQALRDGRARVCVATDVAARGIDLPGLDLVIHAELPNDSEVMQHRSGRTGRAGNKGTSVLLVPQSRRRKAERLLMEAKVEAEWIGPPTEEEIRVLDQERLLSDPLLNGDGSEDDAGMIEALMAGREARDIAAALVRLYRARLPAAEEVGDPGFGRDERRPARTNEDYAAKRRPFGAGRDEGEDGERPRKPAGPRGDTVWFRLDIGRKQGADPRQLLPMLCRRGRITRDEVGAIRIFDRETKVEIDADVADRFYESVRIPDRDKIVIEPTTEAERRPAKSFADKAERPAAPRKSWGDDQASGEDRGPRKRFPPRDGDYREPRADDRKPYRADSRPPRDDARPPRRDDGKPGGGFKKPFAGKGKPFAGKPEGGRPGGPKPFGKGRPRSGPRG; from the coding sequence ATGTCGTTTTCCCTCACGAGCCCGCCGCTCGCGCGCGCGCTCGCCGATCGCAATTATTCCGACCCGACGCCGGTGCAGAGCGCCGTCATCGAAGACGCTGCCCGCGGGCGCGACCTGCTGGTCTCCTCGCAGACCGGCTCCGGCAAGACCATCGCCTATGGCCTCGCCATCGGCGAGACCCTGCTGGGCACCGCCGAGAAGCTCGGCCCCGCGGCCGAGCCGCTCGCCCTGATCATCGCGCCGACGCGCGAGTTGGCCTTGCAGGTGCAGCGCGAACTCGCCTGGCTCTATGCCCAGACCGGTGCGCGGGTGATTTCCTGCGTCGGCGGCATGGACCCGCGCCGCGAGGCGATGCTGCTCGACGAGGGCGCGCATATCGTGGTCGGCACGCCCGGCCGCCTGCGCGACCATATCGAGCGCCGTCGCCTCGACGTTTCCGCGCTCAAGGCCGTCGTGCTCGACGAGGCCGACGAGATGCTCGATCTCGGCTTCCGCGACGATCTCGAATTCATCCTGAAGACCGCGCCCGAGAGCCGCCGCAGCCTGCTGTTCTCTGCGACCTTCCCGAAGGCGATCGTGCAGCTCGCCCAGAGCTACCAGCGCGATGCGCTGCGCATCGAGGTGGAAGCGACCCGTCGCGGCCATGCCGATATCGCCTACAAGGCCGTGCGCGTCTTCCCGAAGGAAGCCGAGCTCGCGGTCGTCAACCTGCTGCGCTTCCACAACGCGCCGGTGGCGCTGGTCTTCTGCAACACGCGCAACGCGGTGCGCCATCTCGAGGCGATCCTGCTGGAGCGTGGCTTCACCTCCGTCGCGCTCTCGGGCGAGCTCGGCCAGAACGAGCGCAACGCCGCGTTGCAGGCGCTGCGCGACGGCCGGGCGCGCGTCTGCGTCGCGACCGACGTCGCGGCGCGCGGCATCGACCTGCCGGGGCTCGACCTCGTCATCCATGCCGAATTGCCGAACGATTCCGAGGTGATGCAGCATCGCTCGGGCCGCACCGGCCGCGCCGGCAACAAGGGCACGAGCGTCCTGCTCGTGCCGCAGTCGCGCCGCCGCAAGGCCGAGCGCCTGCTGATGGAAGCCAAGGTCGAGGCCGAGTGGATCGGCCCGCCGACGGAAGAGGAAATCCGCGTTCTCGACCAGGAGCGCCTGCTCTCCGACCCGCTGCTCAACGGCGACGGCTCCGAGGACGATGCCGGCATGATCGAGGCGCTGATGGCCGGCCGCGAGGCGCGCGACATCGCCGCCGCGCTGGTCCGACTCTATCGCGCCCGCCTGCCCGCTGCGGAAGAGGTCGGCGATCCCGGCTTCGGCCGCGACGAGCGCCGCCCCGCTCGTACCAACGAGGATTATGCTGCCAAGCGCCGTCCGTTCGGCGCTGGACGTGACGAGGGCGAGGATGGCGAGCGCCCGCGCAAGCCGGCCGGCCCGCGCGGCGACACCGTCTGGTTCCGCCTCGATATCGGCCGCAAGCAGGGCGCCGATCCGCGCCAGCTCCTGCCGATGCTGTGCCGCCGCGGGCGGATCACGCGCGACGAGGTCGGCGCGATCCGCATCTTCGACCGCGAGACCAAGGTCGAGATCGATGCCGATGTCGCCGATCGCTTCTATGAATCTGTTCGAATTCCGGATCGCGACAAGATCGTGATCGAGCCGACGACCGAGGCCGAGCGCCGCCCGGCGAAGTCCTTCGCAGACAAGGCCGAGCGTCCGGCCGCGCCGCGCAAGAGCTGGGGCGACGATCAGGCCTCGGGCGAGGATCGGGGGCCGCGCAAGCGCTTCCCGCCGCGCGATGGCGACTATCGTGAGCCGCGCGCAGACGATCGCAAGCCCTATCGCGCTGACAGCCGGCCTCCGCGTGACGACGCGCGTCCGCCGCGCCGTGACGACGGCAAGCCCGGCGGCGGCTTCAAGAAGCCGTTCGCGGGGAAGGGCAAGCCTTTCGCCGGCAAACCCGAAGGCGGGCGTCCGGGCGGCCCCAAGCCGTTCGGCAAGGGCAGGCCGCGCAGCGGCCCCCGCGGCTGA